One Lytechinus variegatus isolate NC3 chromosome 11, Lvar_3.0, whole genome shotgun sequence DNA segment encodes these proteins:
- the LOC121423524 gene encoding uncharacterized protein LOC121423524: MNSSHFISKLKEASITPEDRLVRFDVESLFTSVPVREACDLIKKKLQEDSSLSDHTSMSPDQIHDLLLTCLESTSFQWRGNYYKQQEGAAMGSPLSPIWQHGRHSLDDFLFHLNSQHPKIAFMMEKEKNNSIPFLDFLVTREPNNQLSHQVYRKPTHTDRYLHFKSFHHPSILQSVPRTLVKRAHSISDDNHLQRELDHIKSTLVTMNGYPPHKINTKPTSSRPKEPTKATVILPYLGPTSHKLQRIFRAAKLK, from the coding sequence ATGAATTCCTCCCACTTTATCAGCAAACTCAAAGAGGCCTCCATCACTCCTGAAGACAGACTGGTTAGGTTTGATGTAGAATCACTGTTCACCAGCGTCCCAGTCCGAGAAGCATGTGACCTCATAAAAAAGAAACTCCAAGAGGACTCCTCCTTATCAGACCACACCTCCATGTCACCCGACCAAATCCACGACCTACTGCTTACGTGTCTTGAGTCTACTTCCTTCCAATGGCGAGGCAACTACTACAAGCAACAGGAGGGGGCAGCTATGGGATCACCCCTTTCACCTATTTGGCAACATGGCAGACACAGCTTAGATGATTTTCTCTTTCATCTCAATTCTCAACACCCCAAAATCGCCTTTATGatggagaaggagaagaataaCTCCATACCTTTCTTGGATTTTCTCGTTACACGTGAACCAAACAACCAACTCTCGCACCAAGTATACCGCAAACCAACCCATACTGATAGGTATCTTCACTTCAAATCGTTCCACCACCCGTCTATCCTACAGTCTGTTCCAAGAACATTGGTCAAGAGGGCACACTCTATCAGCGATGACAACCACCTGCAACGGGAACTGGATCACATCAAGTCGACACTCGTGACCATGAACGGTTATCCTCCACACAAGATCAATACCAAACCAACCTCATCTCGTCCGAAGGAGCCCACCAAAGCTACGGTTATCTTGCCTTACCTAGGTCCTACTTCCCACAAACTACAACGCATATTCCGAGCAGCCAAACTGAAGTGA